The Candidatus Zixiibacteriota bacterium genome window below encodes:
- a CDS encoding SLBB domain-containing protein: protein MKRNLFIAALVIILICINWLKQGFAQDDLTPEQIKAYQELMKKNPQSVQSRNKTYKSPTIFEESDAKSDEDILKEIQRIQEEEKKKVQDARKDEAAGGEDTTRIISDNPDEQLIFPDTNQIRCFGYDLFTNTRVGEIYNASIPDDYLLGPGDNIIINLWGRVQQEWNLTVDRQGKVFIPKVGEITAWGLTLTEFEEQLDNGIAKVYTGFKRKVTIGKIRTIKVFVYGEVNSPGGYAVSALSTLFNALYKAGGPTANGSLRQIKLIRDKKQKNIDLYDFLVRGDKSCDTPLLSGDVIFVPLVGPQVTIRGEVKRPAIYELVNNERISDLLALAGGPTAHAFMERLMLDRVSKDDSRKIMDINFTDENKDDLLLAAGDDLSVFSIYKMRQNLIWITGMVKHPGTYERTDFMRISDLIEKCQLCPNNVFLDRADLYRRTQNGQREIIAVNLRAVMEGDAAANIQLADLDSLEVFDVTDIERKKFVHIEGLVQNQGRYPLYKNMTISDLIFHAGNLDASAYMLEAELARIDSLGNTEILNIQLHNDSHKQFRLHENDHLFIRKIPGYQLHRTISIEGEVQFPGVYTLTHRNETFWELLIRAGGFTDKAFPIGTICKRPAIMEDLRRKDIEGIINNSQPLVVDSSGEIRQQKIMALRPNSMDRIILDMDLLLETNGSQGDFKLQAGDYIHIPEIPTGIPVLGEVCANGTIKYQGGMRVKEYLKKAGGFTKRADKGETRLIKANGHVYASGGVLKKKVDLGDVIVVPAEIKKEKDWFKFISTSLSILTGVATSILIIDRL from the coding sequence ATGAAGAGAAATCTGTTTATAGCTGCATTAGTTATTATACTGATATGCATAAACTGGCTCAAGCAGGGCTTCGCGCAGGATGATCTTACTCCTGAGCAAATTAAGGCATATCAGGAGTTAATGAAGAAAAATCCTCAGTCCGTTCAATCGCGCAATAAGACTTACAAATCACCAACGATATTTGAAGAAAGTGATGCAAAGTCTGATGAGGATATTCTGAAAGAAATTCAGAGAATTCAGGAAGAGGAGAAAAAGAAAGTTCAGGATGCTCGTAAGGATGAGGCCGCCGGGGGGGAAGATACGACAAGGATTATATCCGACAATCCGGATGAGCAATTAATCTTTCCGGATACAAACCAAATACGGTGTTTCGGCTACGATCTGTTTACCAATACCAGGGTAGGTGAAATATATAACGCCTCGATCCCGGATGATTATCTTTTAGGCCCGGGCGATAATATAATCATCAATCTCTGGGGACGGGTTCAGCAGGAATGGAATCTCACGGTTGATCGCCAGGGCAAAGTATTCATCCCCAAGGTTGGCGAAATCACCGCCTGGGGATTAACTCTGACCGAGTTCGAGGAGCAGCTTGATAACGGAATCGCGAAAGTTTATACCGGTTTCAAGCGCAAAGTCACGATAGGCAAAATTCGCACCATAAAAGTCTTTGTTTACGGCGAGGTAAATTCTCCCGGAGGTTATGCAGTCTCGGCCCTGTCGACACTCTTCAACGCTTTATATAAAGCCGGAGGACCAACCGCTAACGGGTCCCTCCGACAGATAAAGCTAATTCGTGATAAAAAACAAAAGAATATTGACCTCTATGATTTTCTGGTCAGGGGTGACAAGAGTTGTGACACACCTTTGTTATCCGGGGATGTTATCTTCGTACCGCTGGTCGGTCCCCAGGTTACAATTCGAGGCGAAGTCAAACGTCCGGCCATATATGAATTAGTTAATAATGAGCGCATCTCCGATTTATTAGCTCTCGCCGGAGGCCCGACCGCTCACGCCTTCATGGAAAGGTTGATGCTCGACCGAGTCTCCAAAGATGATTCCCGTAAAATCATGGATATAAATTTCACCGATGAAAATAAGGATGATTTATTGCTCGCCGCTGGCGACGATTTATCGGTATTTAGTATTTATAAAATGCGGCAAAATCTGATCTGGATTACCGGGATGGTTAAGCATCCGGGGACTTATGAGCGCACCGACTTTATGAGAATATCGGATTTGATCGAAAAATGCCAGCTCTGTCCGAACAATGTGTTTTTGGACAGAGCCGATTTGTATCGCCGCACTCAGAATGGACAGCGCGAGATTATCGCCGTTAATCTTCGAGCGGTTATGGAAGGCGATGCCGCCGCGAATATTCAACTGGCCGATCTTGATTCACTGGAAGTGTTTGATGTCACCGATATCGAGCGTAAGAAATTTGTCCATATTGAGGGGCTGGTACAAAATCAGGGGCGTTACCCGCTTTATAAAAACATGACGATTTCTGATTTAATTTTTCATGCCGGAAATCTTGATGCCAGCGCCTATATGCTTGAGGCGGAACTGGCTCGCATTGACAGTTTGGGCAACACGGAAATACTCAATATTCAGCTTCATAACGACTCCCATAAACAATTTCGGCTTCATGAAAACGATCACCTGTTCATTCGCAAAATTCCCGGCTACCAGTTACACCGGACGATATCGATTGAAGGTGAAGTGCAATTTCCCGGGGTTTATACCCTGACACACCGTAATGAGACTTTTTGGGAATTGCTTATACGGGCCGGAGGATTCACCGACAAGGCTTTTCCGATTGGGACGATATGCAAACGCCCGGCAATTATGGAAGACCTGCGCCGCAAAGATATTGAAGGCATTATTAACAATTCACAACCCCTGGTCGTCGATTCATCCGGTGAAATCCGCCAACAGAAGATTATGGCCCTAAGACCAAACAGCATGGACCGCATCATTCTCGACATGGATTTATTGCTCGAAACAAATGGCTCTCAGGGTGACTTTAAATTGCAGGCCGGTGACTACATCCATATCCCCGAAATACCAACCGGGATACCGGTTTTGGGAGAAGTCTGCGCCAACGGTACGATCAAGTATCAGGGCGGGATGCGGGTTAAGGAATACCTCAAAAAGGCGGGTGGATTCACCAAGCGAGCCGACAAGGGGGAAACTCGTTTGATTAAGGCCAACGGCCACGTATACGCTTCCGGCGGCGTCCTCAAGAAAAAAGTCGATTTGGGTGATGTTATCGTGGTTCCGGCGGAAATCAAAAAGGAAAAGGACTGGTTCAAATTCATCTCAACCAGTCTATCGATTTTAACCGGTGTCGCGACGTCGATTTTGATCATTGATCGCCTGTAA
- the pseB gene encoding UDP-N-acetylglucosamine 4,6-dehydratase (inverting): MLSSKSILVTGGTGSFGKKFIKTILNQYPSVRRIVVYSRDELKQFEMEQQFPQSRYPQIRFFIGDVRDRERLRRAMEDIDIVIHAAALKQVPAAEYNPFEAVKTNIFGAQNVIENAIDQGIKKVVALSTDKAAAPINLYGATKLCSDKLFVSANNFRGNHDISFSVVRYGNVMGSRGSVIPFFLKKRKEGVIPITDPRMTRFNITLEEGVNLVLHALTHMWGGEIFVPKIPSYKIMDLAEALAPECEKKIIGIRPGEKLHEEMITQTDAINSLEFSDYFVILPSMRLWDVDKFANAFDGKKCPIDFSYSSGNNTEWLSIEQIRNLTRQYVDKNFSVPDEEKQSSSSRVVLMRDAEESLHTRTKISELVESH; the protein is encoded by the coding sequence ATGCTAAGCTCAAAATCAATTTTGGTCACCGGGGGTACCGGGTCCTTCGGCAAAAAATTCATTAAAACCATTTTGAATCAATATCCATCGGTCAGGCGAATCGTTGTGTATTCGCGCGACGAACTAAAACAGTTTGAAATGGAGCAACAATTTCCTCAGTCAAGATATCCGCAAATCCGATTTTTCATCGGCGATGTCCGTGATCGGGAACGCCTTCGCCGAGCGATGGAAGATATTGATATTGTTATTCATGCCGCGGCCTTAAAACAGGTGCCGGCGGCGGAATATAATCCTTTTGAAGCGGTTAAGACCAATATTTTCGGGGCTCAGAATGTCATCGAAAACGCGATTGACCAGGGCATCAAAAAAGTTGTAGCCCTCTCTACGGACAAGGCCGCCGCTCCGATAAATCTTTACGGCGCGACCAAGCTTTGTTCTGACAAACTGTTCGTTTCGGCCAATAATTTTCGAGGGAATCATGATATCTCTTTTTCCGTTGTCCGCTACGGGAATGTCATGGGCAGCCGCGGAAGCGTCATACCGTTTTTCCTGAAAAAGCGAAAAGAAGGCGTTATCCCTATAACCGATCCTCGTATGACAAGATTTAATATTACTCTGGAAGAAGGAGTCAATCTCGTCCTGCACGCGCTGACGCATATGTGGGGCGGCGAAATATTCGTTCCGAAAATCCCCAGTTACAAGATAATGGATTTGGCCGAAGCTTTGGCGCCCGAATGCGAGAAAAAAATCATCGGGATTCGTCCCGGAGAAAAACTGCATGAGGAAATGATTACCCAGACCGATGCTATCAATTCCCTCGAATTCTCAGATTACTTTGTTATTCTCCCGTCAATGCGGCTTTGGGATGTCGATAAATTCGCCAATGCCTTCGACGGGAAAAAATGCCCAATTGATTTCAGTTATTCGAGTGGCAACAATACCGAATGGTTGTCGATAGAGCAAATCCGGAATTTAACGCGACAGTATGTCGATAAGAATTTCTCGGTTCCGGACGAGGAGAAACAATCAAGCTCAAGCCGCGTTGTTTTGATGCGAGACGCGGAAGAATCTCTTCACACAAGAACCAAAATATCCGAGTTAGTGGAAAGTCATTAA
- the pseC gene encoding UDP-4-amino-4,6-dideoxy-N-acetyl-beta-L-altrosamine transaminase: MDKLKFLPYGRQHVTEADIAAVCEVLKSDWLTQGPAIVDFEHALADRLGVQETVACSSGTAALHLSMLALGIGPGDAVITTPNTFAASANCARFVGTDVYFADIDPENGLIEPDSIARILKKDTAKKIKAIIPVHFAGQPADLPAINDLAKKHGAWVVDDACHAIGATYNYEGQTYRIGNNPHSDMTVFSFHPVKHVAMGEGGAITTNLPETADRLRLFRSHGISRESKINEDMALNSEGMPNPWYYEMVELGFNYRLTDIQATLGIQQLKRLEWSLEKRRELAGIYCRLIQEEFTNGEVRPLINKTEVENAYHLFVIQIDFEKLGVSRAAVMNQLRAKGIGTQVHYIPVHLQPYYQRNCGTKPGDCPNAEAYYEKALSLPMYPNLADDDIKRVVDELVAVLMKSHEKKYTV, from the coding sequence ATGGATAAGCTAAAGTTTCTGCCTTATGGTCGTCAGCATGTTACCGAAGCCGATATTGCCGCCGTATGCGAAGTTCTTAAATCGGACTGGCTGACTCAGGGGCCGGCGATTGTTGATTTCGAGCACGCCCTGGCTGACAGACTGGGAGTTCAGGAAACGGTCGCCTGCTCCAGCGGTACTGCCGCCTTGCATCTGTCAATGCTGGCCCTGGGGATAGGTCCCGGTGACGCCGTGATTACGACCCCCAACACTTTTGCCGCCTCAGCCAACTGCGCCCGATTTGTCGGAACCGATGTATATTTCGCCGATATTGATCCCGAGAATGGTTTGATTGAACCAGATAGTATCGCCCGCATATTAAAAAAGGATACCGCGAAGAAAATTAAGGCGATTATTCCGGTACATTTTGCCGGCCAGCCGGCCGATTTACCGGCTATAAATGACCTGGCCAAAAAGCATGGCGCCTGGGTCGTCGATGACGCTTGTCATGCCATCGGGGCAACTTATAACTATGAAGGACAAACATACCGAATCGGAAATAATCCTCATAGTGATATGACCGTATTCTCGTTTCACCCGGTTAAACATGTCGCTATGGGTGAAGGCGGCGCGATTACAACCAATTTACCCGAAACAGCCGATCGGCTCAGGCTTTTTCGGAGTCACGGAATCTCACGCGAATCAAAAATTAATGAAGATATGGCTCTCAACTCGGAAGGAATGCCCAATCCCTGGTATTATGAAATGGTCGAATTGGGATTCAATTACCGGCTGACCGATATCCAGGCCACGCTCGGTATTCAACAGTTGAAGCGGTTGGAATGGTCATTGGAAAAACGCCGTGAGCTGGCCGGTATTTATTGCCGCCTGATACAAGAAGAATTTACTAACGGCGAAGTTCGGCCTTTGATAAATAAGACCGAGGTAGAAAATGCCTATCACCTGTTTGTCATTCAGATTGATTTTGAAAAACTGGGTGTATCCCGGGCGGCCGTAATGAATCAGCTTCGAGCTAAAGGCATCGGGACTCAGGTGCATTATATTCCGGTTCATCTCCAACCTTATTATCAGCGAAACTGCGGCACCAAGCCGGGCGATTGCCCCAACGCCGAAGCGTATTACGAAAAAGCCTTGAGCCTGCCGATGTATCCGAATTTAGCCGACGATGATATCAAACGCGTCGTCGATGAATTGGTCGCGGTATTAATGAAAAGTCATGAAAAAAAATATACGGTATAG
- a CDS encoding outer membrane protein transport protein, protein MRRATVIFFFCVWIALFSASSVFAGGMGVLGVGAKASAMGGAFRAIADDWSAAYYNPAGLFYMTENELTINEVFSNYQLKYEPHINYGGYPVGFYQGEIYNRYEIFTNPTLGGYFKFPVSGRDIVAGLAIFQPFDQNLSWEVFGPLNNDASLPGQQIEHNFDAVAFNAVIAIELMENKLSFGLSGGLLKGDLIYGGFFLRENPADPNAPYYDRVASRPNDLITQWQHSDGYGVGFNLRSGLLFKPTEKLNVGLTYALPTSVTIDGDSYFYYYMPDNPYYQLDDDVLFPNSANYILSYGAVYEAEGTFETEVKLPGQLAGGIAYQVNDKLLVAGDMELTFWSGFEGYAFDYQFSDSSISYNDEINAWMVEDMTLPVDWKNTISGSLGLQYAYTEKIFLRAGYAADQSPFEPGTLHPAFFDSGLKHSATLGLGLVFENVRLDFSTKYTKYPESIETGNIDVEDSDGVKDTIFDNLPGTYSGSAFESIAQFTVRF, encoded by the coding sequence ATGAGAAGAGCAACGGTCATTTTTTTCTTTTGCGTTTGGATAGCCTTATTTTCGGCATCATCGGTTTTTGCCGGTGGCATGGGAGTATTGGGTGTCGGCGCCAAAGCCAGTGCAATGGGCGGAGCCTTTCGCGCTATTGCTGATGACTGGTCGGCGGCTTATTACAATCCGGCCGGTCTGTTTTACATGACTGAAAACGAGCTGACAATTAATGAAGTGTTTTCCAATTATCAGCTCAAGTATGAACCCCACATTAATTACGGCGGTTATCCGGTTGGTTTTTATCAGGGCGAGATTTACAATCGCTATGAAATATTTACCAACCCAACCCTGGGGGGATATTTTAAGTTCCCGGTTTCCGGACGAGATATTGTAGCAGGATTGGCGATCTTCCAGCCCTTCGATCAGAACCTTTCCTGGGAGGTGTTCGGACCATTAAACAATGACGCTTCGTTGCCGGGCCAGCAGATCGAACATAATTTTGATGCGGTCGCGTTCAATGCGGTGATTGCGATTGAATTGATGGAAAACAAATTGAGCTTTGGATTATCCGGCGGTTTATTAAAGGGTGATTTAATTTACGGCGGCTTTTTCCTGCGGGAGAATCCGGCCGACCCCAACGCGCCATATTATGATCGCGTTGCCAGTCGCCCCAATGATTTAATTACCCAATGGCAGCATTCCGATGGATATGGTGTAGGTTTTAATCTGCGTTCCGGACTTCTTTTCAAACCAACGGAAAAGCTGAATGTGGGATTAACCTATGCTCTGCCGACTTCGGTGACCATCGACGGCGATAGCTATTTCTATTACTATATGCCGGATAATCCCTATTACCAGCTTGATGACGATGTCTTGTTCCCGAACTCGGCCAATTATATACTATCTTACGGCGCCGTCTATGAGGCCGAAGGAACTTTTGAAACGGAGGTGAAACTCCCGGGTCAACTTGCGGGCGGTATCGCCTATCAGGTTAACGATAAACTCCTCGTCGCCGGAGATATGGAATTAACATTCTGGTCAGGTTTCGAGGGCTACGCTTTTGATTACCAGTTTAGCGATAGCAGCATTTCCTATAATGATGAGATTAATGCCTGGATGGTTGAAGATATGACATTACCGGTTGATTGGAAAAATACCATCAGCGGTTCATTGGGACTTCAATACGCCTATACCGAAAAAATATTCCTGCGGGCCGGTTACGCCGCCGATCAATCGCCATTCGAACCGGGAACCTTGCACCCCGCGTTTTTTGATTCGGGGCTCAAGCATAGCGCGACTTTGGGATTAGGATTAGTATTCGAGAATGTCCGCCTCGATTTTTCAACGAAATATACCAAATATCCGGAATCAATCGAAACCGGTAATATTGACGTGGAAGACAGCGATGGTGTAAAAGACACTATCTTTGATAATTTGCCGGGAACCTACTCTGGTTCGGCATTTGAATCGATTGCTCAATTCACGGTACGGTTTTAA